The nucleotide window CCGGATGGCCGCGCTCGCCCTGCGAAGCCCATCGGGACTCCGCGAGAGGCCGACGAACTCGTCCATCACCCCGCGAAGGCGGGTGAACTTCTCCGCCGCGAACGCTGCCGGGAGTGCGGGATCACTGTCGCGCAGGTCGGGTGCATCGACGATCACGGGGTTGACCCCGCTCGCGGCGGCGGTCCGTCCGGCACGGAGTCCCCAGACCAGTCCTTCGAGCAGGCTCGTCGAGGCCAGCCGATTCGCGCCGTGGACGCCGGTTCGGGAGCACTCGCCGACCGCGAACAGTCGATCGAGGCTCGTCCGCCCACGGGAGTCGACCGCGATGCCGCCACAGAGGAAGTGCTCGGCCGGCGCGACCGGGATCCCCGATCGGAAATCGACGTCGCGCTCGTCACAGTTCGCCGCGAGATCCGGGAATTCGGTTTCGAAATCCAGCGGCGAAACGTCCAGCAGAACGTCGTCCGTTCGGTCGCGTTCGGCGGCGACGGCGCGGGCGACCACGTCGCGCGGTGCGAGCTCGGCGTCGGGATGGTGCTCGGGCATGAACCGATCCCCGCCGTCGTTTCTCAGAATCGCACCCTCGCCGCGGAGCGCCTCGCTCAGCAGGAATGGCTTCGCGGCTTCGCCGGCGTAGGCCGTCGGATGGAACTGGACGTACTCCATGTCTGCCACATCAGCGCCGGCGAGTGCAGCCATCGCGATCCCGTCGCCAGTCGCGCCGTCGGGATTGGTCGAGCGCCCGTAGAGCGCGCCGATACCGCCCGTCGCGAGCACGGTCGCCCCGGCGTATATCGGATCGCTATCACCGTCGTGTTCGCAGATCGCGCCGTGGACGCGCCCCTCTCGCGTGAGGAGATCGAGCGCCGCAGTGTCTTCTTGGATGGTGACGTTCGGCTGCTCGTCGAGATGCGAGAGGAACGGGCCGAGGACGTGCCGGCCGGTGCTCGCGTTCACGTGGAGAATGCGTCGCTCGCCGTGGGCGGCCTCCCGACCGTAGTCGAACGTGTCGGGATCGTCCGCCTCGGTGTCGAACGGCACGTCGAGCGTCTCGATCAGCACGTCGCGGACGGCCTCGTTCGCGTTCTCGACCAGCACGTCGACCGCGTCGGGGTCGGCCGTGTCGTCGCTCGCCGCGACGATGTCCTGTTTGAACCCCTCGGCGTTGCTCCGCGAGACGGCGACGCCGCCCTGCGCCCACCAGCTCGTCGCGTCCTTCGGCCGTTCGGCCTTCGTCGCTACCACCACCTCCTTGCCCGCCCGCGCCGCCCCGAGCGCCGCCGCACAGCCCGCGACGCCACTGCCGATCACCAGCACGTCGGTCGTCGGATCGGATTCGTTAGCCATCTCAGATCTCCAACATCCTGTCGAGCGCCACGGCGGCGCGCTCTTTCTCCCCGGGAGCGACCTCGATGACGTTTCGCTCCTGGCCCTCACGGAGCCCGTCGAGCACCCACGTCAGGTAGTTGGGGTCGATCTGGCGCATCGCGTTGCAGTCCATGCACGCGTCGCCACAGAGTGGAATCACCTCGACCTCGGGATGCCATCGTGCGAGGTGGTTCGCGAGGTGGATCTCGGTGCCGATGGCCCACGTCTCGCCCGCGTCGGCGTCGGCCACCGTGTCGGTGATCGTACTCGTCGATCCCACCACGTCGGCGGCTTCGACCACCTCGCGCCGACATTCGGGATGGACGACCACGTTCGCGTTGGGGTGCTCGTCGCGGATCTGCGTGACGTGGTCTTCGCGGAATCGCTCGTGGACCTGGCAGTACCCCTCCCAGAGCACGATGTCGGCGTCGGCCACCTCGTCCGCGTCCTTTCCTTCGGGATCCCAGGGGTCCCAAACGGCCGTATCGTCCGCCATGTCGAGTCTGTGGGCGGTGTTCTCGCCGAGGTGTTTGTCCGGGAGGAAGAGCACTTTGTCGCCGCGCTCGAAGGCCCACTCGAAGGCGCGATGGGCGTTCGAGGAGGTACAGACCAACCCGCCCTGATCGGCACAGAACGCCTTCAGATCGGCGTAGGAGTTCATGTACGTCACCGGGACGATCGTCTCGTCGGGTGCGGCCGCAGTGATCTCGGCCCACGCGGCGTCGACCTGGAGCGCCTCGGCCATCCCGGCCATCGGGCACGACGCCTCCATCGACGGGAGCAACACCGTCTGGTCGTCGTCGGTGATGATGTCCGCGGACTCGGCCATGAAGGTCACACCACAGAAGACGACGTAGTCGGCGTCCGACTCGGCGGCGCGCTGCGAGAGCGCGTAGGAATCGCCGATGAAGTCGGCGTGCTCGACGATCTCCCGGCGCTGGTAGTTGTGGCCGAGCACCAGGACGTCGTCGCCGAGCTCGTCACGAGCGGCCTTGATCCGCTTCGAGCGCTCGTGTTCCGACAGGTCGCGGTACTGTGACGGCAGCCGCTCCAGATTGTCGTATTTGAAGAGGCTGAGTTCTGTTTCGAGGGATGTAGTTTCGAGTTCTGGCATGGTTCCCGTTCTCCGTCAGCACTAGTCACCAGTACCCGTCTTTGAAAAGAATTTCTGTTCAAACAGTGTTCAGCATACGCTCGACTGTCCAGTACGACATGCGAATGAAACGTGGTTGATCAATCGACAATCGATGGTCGACAACCGACTATCAGCGCGCGTCGTGGACGATCGTGCCATCGACGACCGTCATCGCCACGTCGATGGCCGCGATGTCGGCAGCCTCCCACGGCGAGCGATCGAGAACGGCGAAATCGGCCCTCTTGCCCGGCTCGATCGTTCCGAGTCGATCCTCGTCGAAGCCGGCGTACGCGGCACCCGCGGTGTACGCGCGCAGCGCCTCGGTCACGGTGAGGCGCTGGCGCTCGTCCGGCGCAGCGACGACCTGCTCGATGCCGAACAGCGGGTCGAGCGGCATGCAGTCGCTGCCGAAGGCGAGGGGGATGCCGGCATCGAGTAGATTCCGAATAGGATTCGAGCGCGCCCGCCGCTCGGTGCCGAGGCGGGCGTCGTAGAGACCGTCCTCGCCGGCCCACTTCAGGAAGTTTGGCTGGACCGACGCGACAGCACCCATGTCGGCGAGGCGGTCGATCGCCTCTTCGGAGGGGAGTTCGAGGTGTTCGATGCGGTGGCGCGCCTCGTCGGCGTCGGTCCGCTCGTAGGCATCGAGCACGGCGTCGATGGCCGCGTCGCCGATGGCGTGGGCGGTCATCTGAAAGCCGGCGTCGTCGACGCGCTCGGCGAGATCGTCGAGGTCGGCGGGCGGGACGACCCACTGGCCCGTCGCGTCGGGTGCGTCGGCGTACGGCTCGGTGAGCTTTGCCGTTCGCCCGCCCAGGCTACCGTCGGTGAACGTCTTGATCGCGCCCGTGCGGACGAACTCGCTGCCGTGATCGGTCGTCAGTCCGACCTCGCGGAGCGCGTCGAGGTGATCCGACCAGTAGTTGAGGCGCACGCGCACGGCGAGTTCGTCCGCCAGATCGAGGTCGCGGTAGGCCCGCGGTGCGTGTGACTGCCGAACCATGTCGTGGACGCCCGTGACGCCGCGTTCGGTGGCGTACTCCTGTGCCGCGAGCAGCAGTTCACGCGTCTCCGCCCGATCGGGGGCAATGGCGTCGCGGATCGGCCCGAGCACGTTCTCGACGATCACACCCGTGGGATCCCCGTTCTCGGTCCGTACATCGTCGTCGGGTAGTTGCTCGCCGAGTCGATCCAGGACGACACTGTTGACGCCGGCGGTGTGCATGTCCTCGCGGAACGCCACGACCGGGCGATCGGTGCTCACGTCGTCCAGATCCGATCGATCGAGATACCGTGGACTCCCCCAGTCGCTCTCGTCGTAGCCGTAGCCGAGGATCCACTCGCGGTCGGTCGCGTCGGCGCGCTCGGCGAGCAGCGAGACCGCTTCGTCGCGGGCGTCGGCATTCGCGAGATCGGCGTGGACGAGGCGCTTGCCGACCGCCGTCATGTGGGTGTGGGCGTCGATGAATCCCGGGAGGAGAACGCGGCCGTCGAGGTCGATCGTGGTCGTCTCGACGCCGTCGAGGAAGTCGATCTCGTAGGCCGAGTCCACGCGGACGATCTCGCCGTCGCGCACCGCGAGCGCCTCGGCGGTCGTATCGGGGGCGGCGAGCGTGTGGATCTCCGCGTTCGTGAGCACGAGATCGGCAGGGTCGGTCATGGTTTTGGGAGGCACGGCGGGCGCGAAAACGCTTCGGGATAGCGGAACTGGTTAGAACCGCCCCGCCGAGGGGTGAGCCATGAGCGACGCCGCGGAGCTCGTCGACCGCGTCAGGGACGGCGAGATCGCCCTGCACGAACTGGAATCACACGCCGACGCCGATACCGCCACCGCTGCACGCCGGCGGCTCGTCGCGGACGAAGCAGAAACGGCCCTCGATACGGTCGGCGAGTACGCCATCGACGCCGCCGATGCCGAGCCGAACATCGAGAACATGATCGGCACGGTACAGATCCCGCTCGGCGTCGCCGGCCCGCTACCGGTCGCCGGCGATCGCGCGGATAGCGAGACGCATCTGCCGCTCGCGACGACCGAGGGCGCGCTCGTCGCCTCGGTCAATCGCGGTTGTGCGGTGCTTCGGGCGGCCGACGGTGCGAACGCCAGGGTCACGAAACGGGCGATGACGCGCGCGCCGGTCTTTCGAGTGGCCGATATCGTCGAGGCCGAAGCAGTCGTCGAGTGGGTGCGCGACAACCGCGACGCACTCGCCGACGCCGCCGAAGCGACGACGAGCCACGGCGAACTCGTCGACATCACGCCCTACGCGGTCGGCGATTCGGTCTTCCTCCGGTTCGGCTACGACACAAAGGACGCGATGGGAATGAACATGGCGACGATCGCCACCGGCGAGGCCTGCGAGGTCGTCGAGAGCGAGACGACAGCCGAACTCGTCGCGCTCTCCGGCAACCTCTGTACCGACAAGAAACCCGCGGCGATCAACGCCGTCGAGGGGCGGGGCCGGAGCGTCACCGCCGACGTGCGGATCCCGAACGACGTCGTCGAGGAGCGCCTGCACGCCAGCCCCGACGCGATCGCGGAGCTCAACACTCGGAAGAATCTCATTGGGTCAGCTAAAGCGGGGAGTCTGGGTTTCAACGCCCACGCTGCGAACGTCGTCGCCGCCGCGTTCCTGGCGACCGGCCAGGACGCCGCGCAGGTCGTCGAGGGGGCGAACGCCATCACGACCGTCGAGGCCCGCGAGGACGAACTGTACGCGAGCGTCTCGCTCGCGAGCCTGGAGGTCGGCACCGTTGGCGGCGGAACGAAACTCCCCACCCAGTCCGAGGGGCTCTCCGTGCTCGGCCTGCGCGGCGGCGGCGATCCGCCGGGCGCGAACGCCGACCGGCTCGCCGAGGTGATTGCCGCGGGCGCGCTCGCGGGCGAACTGTCCCTCCTGGGGGCGCTCGCCTCCCGGCATCTCTCCAGTGCACACGCAGAACTCGGGCGATAGGATGGTCTGGCCGCGGCCAGAGACGACATAAATCAGGAGCGAGAAACGGGGACGCCATGACCGAGATCGAACGCGTCGTCCTCGACCCGGACCTGGTCGTCACGGCGCTCCAGCAGAAGTACGTCGAATCGATGCCCGGCGAGCCCGCGATCCGCGTCGACGGCGATGGACGGACCGAACTCCTTGCCAACGAAAACGGGTTCACGCAGCCCGAATCGGGCGTCGCGCTGCGGCCCGAACGGTTCGTCGGCGACCTCGATCTGCCCGATCCCGACGCGGAGCTCGACGACGAAGAAATCGAGAAGCTCGCCGAGCGCCTCGGCTCGGAGGTGCGTCCGGAGCTGAAGGAGGAAGTCGACCTGAACGCCGACCGCGAGAGCGACGAACACGTCGTTCCGGTCGAGTACGACGACAGCGATCCCTGACTACTCGTAGCGAAGCGCGTCGATCGGATCGACACGTGCCGCGCGCCACGCCGGATAAAGCCCGGCGACGACGCCGACGAGGATCCCAACGGCCACGGCGATCGCGAACCAGCCGTAGGCCGGCGTGAACGCCACTTCGGCGTAGATCGTCGCGCCGTAGCTCACCGCGACCCCGAGCGGGAGTCCGATGATGGCTCCGACAGCGCCCAGAATCGTGGCCTCGGCGAGGAACAATCCCATCACGTCGCGGTTGCGCGCGCCGACGGCCTTCATGATCCCGATCTCGCGGGTGCGCTCGGCGACGCTGACGAGCATGATGTTGGCGATGCCGATGGCGGCGACGACGAGCGCGATCACCGCGATCGCCGTGACGAACCGCGTGACCTGACCGACGATGTCTTGGATCTCCTCGACGAAGTCGCCGCTCGTCTGTGCCGTCAGCTCGACCGACTCGGGCTTCAGCTCGGCCGCGTCCGATCCGGCGAGATAGTTCTGGACGCTTCCCTTGACCGTGCTCACCCGCGCGGGGTCGGCGACGACCGTGAGCTGGGGATAGGCGCGCTGGCTCGCGCCGACGGCCGGGCTTTCGAGGGTGCGCTCGTAGAACGGGTCGGTCGGCACGTAGAACCGCGGCTGGCCGGCGAAGGAGGCGAAGGGAAGCTGGCCGGCCGTCCGGTTGACGACGCCGACGACGTCGACCGTCGTTGCGTTGCCGTCCTCCGATTCGATCGTGAGTCGATCACCGACCGAGAGGTTACCCTCGAAGGCCTGTCTCGCCGAGCGGCTGACGACAGCCTCCTCAGCACCCGAGCGAAAGGCCCGGCCGGCGACGATCGCGTCCTTGGGGAACGAGGCGGGTGTCGTCGCGGTGATCTGATTTCTCGAAACCGTGTCGTTGGCGTGGGTGAGCGCGCTCACGCGGACGTTTCCGCGAGGAAGGACCTGTCGAATGCCCGGCGTGTTCTCCAGCTGGCCGACGTCGTGTTCGGTGAACACGGGTTGGCTGACTCCGCCGAAGCCCGGTCCGCCGTCGTCTTCGCCGGCCGGCGACGGCAGCACGTAGACGTTGCTCGCGCTCGACGACCCGACCTCGCTCACGATGTCCGCCTCGACGCTCGCGCCGACCGAGGCGAAGGTCACGACCGACGCGATCCCGATGACCACGCCGATCACCGTGAGCGCCGACCGGAGCTTGTGCGAGCGGATCGACCGCCCGGCCATCCGCAGCGTCTCGCGGGCGTCCATCTACGCGTCCCGTCCCGCCCCGTCGAGCTGTTCGATCGACTCGATCGTCCCGTCGCGGATGTGGACGATCCGCTCGGCGTGCTCGGCGATGGCCCGCTCGTGAGTCACCAGGAGGACGGTGTTGCCGCGGGCGTTCACGTCGTCGAGCAGCCCCATGATCTCGGCCCCGGTCTCGGTATCGATGTTGCCGGTCGGCTCGTCGGCGAGCACGACCGCGGGATCGGGCGCGAGCGCCCTGGCGATGGCGACGCGCTGGCGCTGGCCGCCCGAGAGCTCGTTCGGGCGGTGGTCGCGGCGATCCCCGAGTCCCACGAGTGAGAGCAGTTCGCGGGCGCGCTCGCGGCGGCGCTCGCGCGACCAGTCGTCGAACAGAAGGGGGAGGGCGACGTTCTCGATCGCGTCCAGGCGCGGCATGAGGTTGAACGTCT belongs to Halococcus qingdaonensis and includes:
- a CDS encoding amidohydrolase codes for the protein MTDPADLVLTNAEIHTLAAPDTTAEALAVRDGEIVRVDSAYEIDFLDGVETTTIDLDGRVLLPGFIDAHTHMTAVGKRLVHADLANADARDEAVSLLAERADATDREWILGYGYDESDWGSPRYLDRSDLDDVSTDRPVVAFREDMHTAGVNSVVLDRLGEQLPDDDVRTENGDPTGVIVENVLGPIRDAIAPDRAETRELLLAAQEYATERGVTGVHDMVRQSHAPRAYRDLDLADELAVRVRLNYWSDHLDALREVGLTTDHGSEFVRTGAIKTFTDGSLGGRTAKLTEPYADAPDATGQWVVPPADLDDLAERVDDAGFQMTAHAIGDAAIDAVLDAYERTDADEARHRIEHLELPSEEAIDRLADMGAVASVQPNFLKWAGEDGLYDARLGTERRARSNPIRNLLDAGIPLAFGSDCMPLDPLFGIEQVVAAPDERQRLTVTEALRAYTAGAAYAGFDEDRLGTIEPGKRADFAVLDRSPWEAADIAAIDVAMTVVDGTIVHDAR
- a CDS encoding L-aspartate oxidase — encoded protein: MANESDPTTDVLVIGSGVAGCAAALGAARAGKEVVVATKAERPKDATSWWAQGGVAVSRSNAEGFKQDIVAASDDTADPDAVDVLVENANEAVRDVLIETLDVPFDTEADDPDTFDYGREAAHGERRILHVNASTGRHVLGPFLSHLDEQPNVTIQEDTAALDLLTREGRVHGAICEHDGDSDPIYAGATVLATGGIGALYGRSTNPDGATGDGIAMAALAGADVADMEYVQFHPTAYAGEAAKPFLLSEALRGEGAILRNDGGDRFMPEHHPDAELAPRDVVARAVAAERDRTDDVLLDVSPLDFETEFPDLAANCDERDVDFRSGIPVAPAEHFLCGGIAVDSRGRTSLDRLFAVGECSRTGVHGANRLASTSLLEGLVWGLRAGRTAAASGVNPVIVDAPDLRDSDPALPAAFAAEKFTRLRGVMDEFVGLSRSPDGLRRASAAIRRLKGEVDAYVRTRTSRELYELRAATVTALLITRAARENTDSRGCHHLVDTADDPEVHAD
- the hmgA gene encoding hydroxymethylglutaryl-CoA reductase (NADPH); translation: MSDAAELVDRVRDGEIALHELESHADADTATAARRRLVADEAETALDTVGEYAIDAADAEPNIENMIGTVQIPLGVAGPLPVAGDRADSETHLPLATTEGALVASVNRGCAVLRAADGANARVTKRAMTRAPVFRVADIVEAEAVVEWVRDNRDALADAAEATTSHGELVDITPYAVGDSVFLRFGYDTKDAMGMNMATIATGEACEVVESETTAELVALSGNLCTDKKPAAINAVEGRGRSVTADVRIPNDVVEERLHASPDAIAELNTRKNLIGSAKAGSLGFNAHAANVVAAAFLATGQDAAQVVEGANAITTVEAREDELYASVSLASLEVGTVGGGTKLPTQSEGLSVLGLRGGGDPPGANADRLAEVIAAGALAGELSLLGALASRHLSSAHAELGR
- a CDS encoding ABC transporter ATP-binding protein; its protein translation is MSSTAETPSADDSVVRLADVRKTYDLGGTVEALAGVSLALAAGSYTAVMGPSGSGKSTLLNLVGALDTPTEGRVTVAGHDVGTDSEAERAGIRGTEIGFVFQTFNLMPRLDAIENVALPLLFDDWSRERRRERARELLSLVGLGDRRDHRPNELSGGQRQRVAIARALAPDPAVVLADEPTGNIDTETGAEIMGLLDDVNARGNTVLLVTHERAIAEHAERIVHIRDGTIESIEQLDGAGRDA
- the nadA gene encoding quinolinate synthase NadA; its protein translation is MPELETTSLETELSLFKYDNLERLPSQYRDLSEHERSKRIKAARDELGDDVLVLGHNYQRREIVEHADFIGDSYALSQRAAESDADYVVFCGVTFMAESADIITDDDQTVLLPSMEASCPMAGMAEALQVDAAWAEITAAAPDETIVPVTYMNSYADLKAFCADQGGLVCTSSNAHRAFEWAFERGDKVLFLPDKHLGENTAHRLDMADDTAVWDPWDPEGKDADEVADADIVLWEGYCQVHERFREDHVTQIRDEHPNANVVVHPECRREVVEAADVVGSTSTITDTVADADAGETWAIGTEIHLANHLARWHPEVEVIPLCGDACMDCNAMRQIDPNYLTWVLDGLREGQERNVIEVAPGEKERAAVALDRMLEI
- a CDS encoding ABC transporter permease, yielding MDARETLRMAGRSIRSHKLRSALTVIGVVIGIASVVTFASVGASVEADIVSEVGSSSASNVYVLPSPAGEDDGGPGFGGVSQPVFTEHDVGQLENTPGIRQVLPRGNVRVSALTHANDTVSRNQITATTPASFPKDAIVAGRAFRSGAEEAVVSRSARQAFEGNLSVGDRLTIESEDGNATTVDVVGVVNRTAGQLPFASFAGQPRFYVPTDPFYERTLESPAVGASQRAYPQLTVVADPARVSTVKGSVQNYLAGSDAAELKPESVELTAQTSGDFVEEIQDIVGQVTRFVTAIAVIALVVAAIGIANIMLVSVAERTREIGIMKAVGARNRDVMGLFLAEATILGAVGAIIGLPLGVAVSYGATIYAEVAFTPAYGWFAIAVAVGILVGVVAGLYPAWRAARVDPIDALRYE